The Candidatus Zixiibacteriota bacterium DNA window CTGTTCGTGACCAGAATACGTGTGCACCACGTACCACTTCAAATCTGCCATACGTAATCCCTATTGTCTTTAGCTCAGCACCAGCGCCATGAGGTTGCTCAGTCCCTGATCAACCAGGAAGATGAATATTGCCAGAACTAATGACACGAAAATCGTAACGATGGTCGAACCTATAAGTTCCTGCTTTGAAGGCCATGTGACTTTTTTCAGCTCGACGACCGTTTCCTTAATGTACTTTACTACTTTATCCTT harbors:
- the secE gene encoding preprotein translocase subunit SecE is translated as MKDKVVKYIKETVVELKKVTWPSKQELIGSTIVTIFVSLVLAIFIFLVDQGLSNLMALVLS